Proteins from a single region of Macrobrachium nipponense isolate FS-2020 chromosome 11, ASM1510439v2, whole genome shotgun sequence:
- the LOC135209019 gene encoding uncharacterized protein LOC135209019, with product MTLSDAKYRFLFVDFGAEGGARDGGTWQKCNLARAITNNRAGLPQDRNLPNDDEPIPFHIVADDAFALKSWMMKPYSHQSRYPTDRQYSYRLSRACRELENAFRVLQMRWRVFGTMMQQDVQVCKKIPLCACVMHNLALQRYPCAGTDVDHEDQHHIVVPSTWRQESLYLME from the coding sequence ATGACCCTCTCCGATGCAAAATACAGGTTCCTGTTCGTTGACTTCGGTGCCGAAGGAGGTGCCagggatggaggaacctggcagaaatgcaacctggccagggccatcacaaacaaccgagcaggactcccacaagacagaaatctgcccaacgacgacgaacccatccccttccacatagtcgCCGACGATGCCTTCGCTCTTAAGTCATGGATGATGAAAccctactcccaccaatcacGATATCCCACCGACCGACaatacagctacagattatctcgcgCTTGTCGTGAGTTGGAAAATGCATTCCGTgtgctgcagatgagatggcgagTTTTCGGGACGATGATGCAACAGGATgtacaggtgtgcaagaagatacctttgtgtgcatgtgtcatgcacaacctggcactgcaacgctacccatgtgctggcaccgacgtcgaccatgaggaccaacaccatatCGTCGTACCAAGTACTTGGAGGCAGGAGTCGCTGTACCTCATGGAAtga